The Denticeps clupeoides chromosome 1, fDenClu1.1, whole genome shotgun sequence genome segment gttaaaagcagaggacacgtttcactgtgtgcaccgtgtgctgtgcacaatatgtacaatatcgTAATATAATCGTATAGTGAGATCCCCTCTAATACCCCTCATAGTAAAAAGTAATACAGTTTCGGCTGCATCTGGTGTGCCCCTCCACagcagtatacagtacaggccaaaagtttgtgttttccttattttcatgaccgtttacgttggtagattctcactgaaggcatcaaaactggtCGGTGCAGATACGAGGCAATGGTCGGTGCAGGTGGCTCGAGAAACCCCGTGTTTTTCAACTGCCGGCTACTGCCACTACATGGCCGGCTTGGGGTGACAGGTCAGGAGGACACTGTGAGCTCCTTTTGGCTTTGGCTAAACACCGAAAGACTCACGCGATgagactgaccaatcagcatgCAGCAAGAGCTTCTTTGAATTCCAATGGTAGTTAAGAAGTCCCAAAGTGTCCCTCTGTGACACTGATGGTGACCGTGTAACCAAGCGTTAGCCTCCAAGAGGACACATTCGGTCTGTTCTCGTTTTCAGAGCGGCCGCGTGGACCAAGCCACCCCGACGGTATGTGGCCATGCCGCGCCCGTGCTGGACGTGCAGTGGTGCCCACACGACGACAACGTCATCGCGAGCGCCAGCGAGGACTGCACCGTCAAGGTGAGAGCTCGTCACCGCTCCTGTGGCCGCGTGGTTGTCACGGCGACCGGCGCGCGGGAGTTAACTGGCTCCTTGTTGTTGACGTGGGCGGCAGGTGTGGCAGATTCCCGACGGCGGGCTGACCGCGCCCTTGACGGAGGCTGCGGTGACCCTGGAAGGCCACAGCAAGCGGGTGGGCATCGTGGCGTGGCACCCGACGACTCTCAACATCCTCCTGACTGCTGGTAACCTCTCGCCGTGGGCGTGTCTTGTTCCGTCTGTCTGAGTGGACGCGGCCTAAATGTGGATAATCTGGCTTGCGTCGCGTCCAAATGAAGAACTACGGTAAATATAGGTTGTCCCTCTTGTGCCACCGAAGCAAGTTTTGAAACCGTCCAACCgttatggttttatttatttatttgtttttatccAGGCAAAGAcaagcaacttacaaccagtagttacagggaccgtgtccctctggagacactcagggttaagtgtcctgctcagggacacgatggtagtaagtgggattcgaacccgggtcttctggtccttaggcgagtgtgttacccgctaggccactaccaccctactaccatgATAAATTTACATTATAAAATTCGGTTGGACAAAACCTGCGGCCAATCACGTGCCCCGCAGGCTTGTTGGAGGGGCAGTTTCCGAAATCCTTTTTCCGCAGCTGTTGAAAGGTTTCGGCTACCTTGCCGCCACGACGGTGGAATTTATACTAATGATATTTTCCAGAAATCCCCCCCTTACTTTGAGACTTGAGATTTTGACTAAATGCGGATACATATTCAACATAaactagaagaaaaaaaaataaactattgtcatgactttttttttttttttttttggtccacaTGAACCAGCACTACGTACTATTATCACTCGGATGTTATTCTCGTATTTAATGTTGCTGGTCtgtacgttttttttctccaggctGTGACAACCTGCTCTGCGTGTGGGACGTCGGCACGGGGGAGCTGGTGTACCAGCTGCCCGACGCCCATCCCGACCTGATCTACAGCGTGAGCTGGAATAAAGAGGGCAGCGCCATCTGCACCACCTGCAAGGACAAAGCCTTGCGTGTCATCGACCCGCGGAGGGGGACCGTGCTTAAGGTCCTGCTCCACAGTAACTTGTTAATCCCCGGCCGACCTGCCACACACGTACACAACACGCGCAACGTGGCGCGGATACTAGTGGTTGGAACCGCCATGTGttgtctttatcttcatgaccatttacgttggtagattctcactgaaggcatcagcactatgaatgaacacatgtggagttatgtacttaacaaaaaaaggtgaaataagtgaaaacatgttttatattctagtttctttgctctgattactgctttgcacactcttggcattctctcgatgagcttcaagaggacgtcacctgaaatgcttctccaacagtcttgaaggagttcccagaggtgtttagcacttgttggtccagctcaccccaaaccatctggattgggttcaggtccggtgactgtggaggccaggtctccactttttgttaagtacataactccacatgtgttcattcatagttttgatgccttcagtgagaatctaccaacgtaaatggtcttgaaaataaagacaacacgttgaatgagaaggtgcgtccaaactgtacatcccatacatttttatacatttacttcaaattatgttttcaaataaatCGGAACCAGGCGAGGGTCCGTGTGGGCGAGGCTGTCACTACCGGTACTACTTTTTCAcgagaaaatcaccaagcaacgtcattacgGTGCCGAATCGTCCACGTTTGCATCGCAATTTGATTCATTTCAACCCCCCTGACATAAATCCGGGCCATTTATTTACATCCCAGGTGAGGGAGAAGGCACACGAGGGCACTCGACCAATGAGGGCCGTCTTCTTGTCTGACGGGAAGATCCTCACCACCGGCTTCAGCCGCATGAGCGAGAGACAGCTGGCGCTGTGGGACCCGGTGAGGTGGTGGGGGGGCCTTACAAGACGCCGGAACTCTGCTCACTGACGTGTCCCTGTTGGCTGATTTTCACGTAGATGGACATGTCCGAGCCAATGGCCGTCCAGGAGATGGACACCAGCAACGGAGTCCTGCTGCCCTTCTACGATCCGGACACCAATATGGTCTACCTGTGTGGAAAGGTAAACCCGCCTTGTCCTACCAGAACCAGTAACCACCAGAGCGTCCAAATGGATCGTTTTTTCTGGCCCGGTGTTCTTCGAACGAAGGGCCTCATTTTTTGGTCCTAAGCTCTCGCTTTCGTGTCTTTCAGGGGGACTGCACCATCCGTTACTTTGAGATCACGGACGAGTCGCCGTACGTCCACTTCCTGAGCCTCTACAGCAGCAAGGAGCCTCAAAGAGGAGCGGGTTTCCTCAGCAAGAGGGGCGTGGACGTGAACAAGTGCGAGATAGCCAGGTAGCGTCCCTCGTCCCGTTCCGCCGCTACCCGGCGCCACTGATTTGGACGCCGCGTGACCAGCAGTTCTCCCTCCCCCACCTCCAACAGGTTCTACAAACTCCACGAGAGGAAGGTGGAGCCTATCTCCATGACGGTGCCACGGAAAGTAAGTCggaaaagactttttttttttttcttttttaacatccATTGTCTATGTGGGCCAAAGTGTCCGGAGACATTTTGGTCCAGACTTTCTGACGGCCAACCTGTGACGGCGAAAGTCCTGGTGTGTGGCTGCCGTGGCTGCTGTCAGCTGGTGTCAGGTGCGATGCATGTCTGTAACCGGAGCTGATGAATTTCCGCTTCCTTTCCGCAACAGAATGGCCCCGGTTTTAAATGTCAAAAGTGGTTTCGGTTGCAGAAGCCGAGGGACGGCTGCACCTCGGTCGAGGTTAAGATCCCAGCCATTTCCATGTCAGCGGGGACCTCTTGCTGCAGAGTACTGTTGTTCTCCTCAACGGAATCAATGAcgaaatatgatttatttatttagtcatttATTTCCTTTAGCAATACGCGTTCTCGGCATCATTTAGATTTCAGAACGTGGGTTAGGAGATGGCTCTTAGAAAAGGATCTTGCGGTCGAAAAGCATGCAAGAAATCAGATCGTCGTCCATGTTCAGTATATAAGGtaacaacaatataataataataaggtaaccttgtttaaattatgaaccaggtacttgtactatattgactgggatttaatagtgaaagtgaagtgattgtcattgtgaagcacaggcaacggtgacacaaggaaatgtgtcctctgcttttaaccgtcacccttggtgagcagtgagcggccatgacaggcgcccggggaacagtgtgtggggacggtgccttgctcagtggcaccagcgaccttctaattatgggttCCCGCTTCCGTAACCACCAGGCCAAATTAAtataattgcattactaaaaaaaaaaaaaagatactaTTAtattgactaaaattagactaaaatttCGTCAGTTTTCGTGGActtaaactagactaaaatagtcatggatactTCTGCATAACATTTTGACTAAACTGCTTTAAGTCGACCGAAGTTTGACTAGAGTTTAAATGAGTCTGCACATGAccaagactaataaagactaaaatgacagcttgacacaaagacaattaagacaggccgccaaaagCAACTGTACTGCAGAACGATGTTGCTTGTCAGCTGTGTCTTTGCCCTTTTCCTCCGCAGTCCGACCTGTTCCAGGTAGACCTTTATCCAGACACTGCAGGCTTGGAACCGTCCCTCGTGCCTGAGGACTGGATAGCTGGGCAGGACGCCCCGCCTATCCTCGTCTCCCTAAGTGGCGGCTACACGGCCCCGCCGTCCAAGAACACGCTGAGGGACACGGTGAAGGTCCGCCCCAAGCTGCCTCTCCAAAGCCCTGACAGTCCCGTCACCACGCCAACGTTCGAAGACACCGATGTTCTGCAACCTGCCCAGGAGGTCAAGGCAGCATCAGATCGGGCAAAGCAAGAGGTGAGGGTGGAACcatcgttttctttttttttttttttttttttttgccgaccCGGAGACGTGCATAACGCCGCCCACTGCAATTCTCCTCTCGTCCAGGAGGATCCGCTCTGCGATCTGCTGGCCGAGGTGAAGGCCCTGAGGGCTCTGGTCCTGGCTCAGGGTCAGAGGATCGATCTTCTGGAGAAGCAGCTGGCGCGGATCGAGGACGGGGACGTCTGACGGCCCTTTCTCCTCTCCCCGGATGCTCACAGCCTATATAGCCTTATCGACACCCTGTAGTAGCGATGCGGTGCAGCAAAGGACCATGGGAGATGTAGTTCATTAAAAAGGGAGGCCAGTGGATCAAAACCAATTAGTGGATAGTGAAAAAGGGACCATAGAGGCACAGATAACTAATCAGCGATGACACAAACAGTGCTGTTTCGGTTTTAGCTGAGATGTACATGGAAAATCcatgctttcttcttcttttttttttttatttcgttataaaaaatattaaataaaacgcGTGACCTCGTTATTAacactgtgcaaaaaaaaaaaaaaaaaaacagggccctGACATCAGGTAGTTTCTGCTGCTAACATACGGCTTCTTTAGTGGAGAGGGTGCTCAGACCTCTCGGGCACATTGGCCTTTTCtttccccccaccccaccaacGTCTGAGGTTCCAGCATTTCTTATGGTAGTGGAAacatatataaatctatatttttaattttttttttttttctacctctgaagcctaaaaaatatatatataaatatacgcTGCACTGTTGTTCTCAACACCTCTAAACTGTAGTCAGCGagactgctttaaaaaaaaaaaacactattttacCTTTTACACGAACCTAACCAGATCgaagctggattttttttcaaatgcattgCCGTCTGTGTGCAAATGACTTATTGTTTCTCGTTTGTTAAGAATTTCGTAGGTGCCGTGCTCCTAACACCGCTTGTTCGAGGAGTAGCGCACTTAATAGGGCTTCTGCTGAAATCTGTACCTTCTTCCGCCCTCGCGGGAGGGGACGGCATGAGcgtgggggcgtggcctgggAAAGGCGACGCCCGCGACGCCTTGCCTCAAGGGATTCGCTTGCTCCCTTAAGTCATGGGTGGGCGTCGCAATCAGGGATGCGCTTCGG includes the following:
- the coro1b gene encoding coronin-1B, with protein sequence MSFRRGVVRQSKFRHVFAQAWKAEQCLDDVRVTRVTWEGPLCAANPKFVAVIVEASGGGAFLVLPLSKSGRVDQATPTVCGHAAPVLDVQWCPHDDNVIASASEDCTVKVWQIPDGGLTAPLTEAAVTLEGHSKRVGIVAWHPTTLNILLTAGCDNLLCVWDVGTGELVYQLPDAHPDLIYSVSWNKEGSAICTTCKDKALRVIDPRRGTVLKVREKAHEGTRPMRAVFLSDGKILTTGFSRMSERQLALWDPMDMSEPMAVQEMDTSNGVLLPFYDPDTNMVYLCGKGDCTIRYFEITDESPYVHFLSLYSSKEPQRGAGFLSKRGVDVNKCEIARFYKLHERKVEPISMTVPRKSDLFQVDLYPDTAGLEPSLVPEDWIAGQDAPPILVSLSGGYTAPPSKNTLRDTVKVRPKLPLQSPDSPVTTPTFEDTDVLQPAQEVKAASDRAKQEEDPLCDLLAEVKALRALVLAQGQRIDLLEKQLARIEDGDV